The following are encoded in a window of Paraburkholderia hospita genomic DNA:
- a CDS encoding drug:proton antiporter, whose protein sequence is MNGKLEKIAVLVSVGKHPVSGVARYSRNDAAALEIGRQLSSQHAARLDVLHAGDPGNPALEEYLALGAERVEVLTCADNGDAVGLLAARLKGYDLVLTGTCAEGAFDSGMLPYRLADALQVPLVGTAVDVTIAGGRATVRQFLPKGVRRRVEVALPAVVAVHPLATVTPRYAYARLRAGSIAPQRVEAGADAEAAQWTLAPVTRKPVRLAAAEKRTGHARMLSATTTESRGGSVVIEGTSVEKAQVILDYLREHQLIEY, encoded by the coding sequence ATGAACGGCAAGCTCGAAAAAATCGCGGTGCTCGTGTCGGTCGGCAAGCATCCTGTCAGCGGCGTCGCGCGCTATAGCCGCAACGATGCCGCGGCACTCGAAATCGGCCGCCAGCTGTCGAGCCAGCACGCCGCGCGACTCGACGTGCTGCATGCGGGCGATCCGGGTAATCCCGCACTCGAAGAGTACCTGGCGCTCGGCGCTGAGCGCGTCGAAGTGCTGACCTGCGCAGACAACGGAGACGCCGTGGGCCTGCTCGCGGCCCGGCTCAAGGGCTATGACCTCGTGCTGACGGGCACCTGTGCCGAAGGCGCGTTCGACAGCGGCATGCTGCCTTACCGGCTCGCGGACGCGCTGCAGGTCCCGCTCGTCGGCACGGCCGTCGACGTGACGATTGCAGGCGGGCGCGCGACGGTGCGGCAATTCTTGCCGAAGGGCGTGCGCCGTCGCGTCGAGGTCGCGCTGCCCGCCGTCGTCGCCGTGCATCCGCTCGCCACCGTGACGCCGCGCTATGCGTACGCGCGACTGCGCGCCGGCTCGATCGCGCCGCAGCGCGTGGAGGCGGGCGCCGACGCGGAAGCGGCGCAATGGACGCTCGCGCCCGTCACGCGCAAGCCGGTCCGGCTGGCCGCTGCCGAGAAGCGCACGGGCCATGCCCGCATGCTGTCCGCGACCACCACGGAAAGCCGGGGCGGCAGCGTCGTAATTGAAGGGACTTCGGTCGAAAAAGCACAAGTGATACTCGATTATTTGCGCGAGCATCAACTCATCGAATACTGA
- a CDS encoding electron transfer flavoprotein subunit alpha/FixB family protein, protein MNTTIKRIDPRRPFVITAAGLKRITLGAEHIAGASNEHALHAGAHGHAAVKTLRTSQVSQRTLLVVAHSDRGGLDDHARQALAAATLIADAATQVALLVLGELKDDAAALGADKVIELSSFDRRTFAPEREVQAVAACVAQLAPVHVFMPDNATGDGDLGRRYAALAGASIATHVVQIDAKQVSTYAQAKKAYATRALPDVILLAAGAVDTRLPFIGAGERLELTAFAQTNDASNGAYRDLGIEEIDAAQVALEEADFIVSAGNGVTDVAAFEKLASTFGAAIGASRVAVDNGMFTRDKQIGATGKTVEASVYIAFGISGAVQHLQGIKDCRHVIAVNLDGSAPIVKRANLTIIGDTQATIASLIDEIDRARSGRGAGAAPVVKHIAEGVAA, encoded by the coding sequence ATGAATACGACTATCAAACGTATCGATCCGCGCCGGCCCTTCGTCATCACGGCGGCAGGACTGAAGCGCATCACGCTCGGCGCGGAGCATATCGCGGGTGCATCGAATGAGCACGCGTTGCATGCTGGCGCGCATGGCCACGCCGCTGTCAAGACGCTGCGTACGTCGCAAGTGTCGCAACGCACGCTGCTCGTCGTTGCGCACAGCGACCGTGGCGGTCTCGACGATCATGCGCGTCAGGCGTTGGCGGCTGCCACGCTGATCGCGGACGCGGCGACGCAAGTCGCGCTGCTGGTACTCGGCGAGCTGAAGGATGACGCCGCCGCGCTCGGCGCGGACAAGGTGATCGAACTGTCGTCGTTCGACCGCCGCACGTTCGCGCCTGAACGCGAAGTGCAAGCCGTGGCGGCATGCGTCGCGCAACTCGCGCCCGTGCATGTCTTCATGCCCGATAACGCGACGGGCGACGGCGATCTCGGCCGCCGCTATGCGGCGCTCGCAGGCGCAAGCATCGCGACGCATGTGGTGCAGATCGACGCGAAGCAGGTGTCGACGTATGCGCAGGCGAAAAAGGCCTACGCGACGCGCGCATTGCCCGACGTGATTTTGCTTGCTGCAGGCGCAGTCGATACGCGGCTGCCGTTTATCGGCGCAGGCGAGCGGCTCGAACTCACGGCATTCGCTCAAACGAACGACGCGTCGAACGGCGCATACCGTGATCTGGGCATCGAGGAAATCGACGCCGCGCAGGTCGCGCTGGAAGAAGCGGACTTCATCGTGTCGGCGGGTAACGGTGTGACGGATGTTGCCGCGTTCGAAAAGCTCGCGAGCACGTTCGGCGCGGCAATCGGCGCGAGCCGCGTTGCCGTCGACAACGGCATGTTCACGCGCGACAAGCAGATCGGCGCGACGGGCAAGACCGTCGAGGCGAGCGTCTACATCGCGTTCGGCATTTCGGGCGCGGTGCAGCACTTGCAAGGCATCAAGGATTGCCGTCATGTGATCGCGGTGAATCTCGACGGCAGCGCGCCCATCGTCAAGCGCGCGAACCTGACGATCATCGGCGATACGCAGGCGACCATCGCGTCGCTGATCGACGAGATCGACCGGGCACGCTCGGGCCGTGGCGCTGGCGCTGCGCCCGTTGTGAAACACATCGCCGAAGGAGTCGCGGCATGA
- a CDS encoding (Fe-S)-binding protein, whose amino-acid sequence MSPAFLITALLWVSVAGLAFAVAKRAAYWRLGRATAAGAFGWTNLLTIPKRYFVDLHHVVARDPYIAKTHVATAGGAIAAFALVFINYGLAIYSPWLDRLIFLAALIMLVGAVFVWRRRHAKDVPARLSRGPWNTLPWLLGSFSLGLLLYTLLPASAMSGGLAIIFALLIGAGAFAMTFGAARGGPMKHALAGLLHLAFHPRQERFAAQGDVRREAVVPPTALKAPVLEQNEYGVGKPVEFRWNQLLSFDACVQCGKCEAACPAFAAGQPLNPKKLIQDLVTGMVGGTDAAYAGSPTPGIKVGQHGGEPQRPIISSLIEADTVWSCTTCRACVHECPMLIEHVDAIVDMRRNQTLVHGTVPGKGPEVLANLRETGTMGGYDKAARYDWSVDLSSPVAQPGKAVDVLLVAGEGAFDMRYQRTLRSLVKVLNKAGVNYAVLGGEETDTGDVARRLGDEATFQRMAKQMMGTLATLDFKRIVTADPHVMHSLRNEYRALGGRYEVLHHTTFLAELVASGKLSPKAIAAYNDKTITYHDPCYLGRYNGETEAPRQLLKTIGIKVVEMERHGKRGRCCGGGGGAPLTDIPGKQRIPDIRIADARSIGADVVAVGCPNCTAMLEGVVGPRPEVLDVAELVAAALE is encoded by the coding sequence ATGAGCCCGGCGTTTCTCATCACCGCGTTGTTGTGGGTCTCGGTCGCCGGCCTTGCGTTCGCGGTCGCAAAACGGGCGGCTTACTGGCGTCTCGGACGGGCAACGGCAGCCGGCGCATTCGGCTGGACCAACCTGCTGACCATTCCGAAGCGCTATTTCGTCGATCTGCATCATGTCGTCGCGCGTGATCCGTACATCGCGAAGACGCACGTCGCGACGGCGGGGGGCGCCATCGCGGCTTTCGCGCTGGTCTTCATCAACTATGGTCTTGCGATCTATTCGCCATGGCTCGACCGGCTGATCTTTCTGGCTGCGCTGATCATGCTGGTGGGCGCCGTGTTCGTATGGCGTCGGCGTCACGCGAAGGACGTGCCCGCGCGTCTGTCGCGCGGTCCGTGGAATACGCTGCCCTGGCTGCTCGGCTCGTTCTCGCTCGGTCTGCTGCTGTACACGCTGTTGCCAGCGTCGGCGATGTCGGGCGGACTCGCGATTATCTTCGCGCTGCTGATTGGGGCAGGCGCGTTCGCGATGACGTTCGGCGCGGCGCGTGGTGGTCCGATGAAGCACGCGTTGGCCGGTCTCTTGCATCTCGCGTTTCATCCGCGTCAGGAGCGTTTCGCGGCGCAAGGCGACGTGCGTCGTGAAGCGGTTGTTCCGCCGACTGCGCTCAAGGCGCCCGTGCTCGAACAGAACGAATACGGCGTCGGCAAGCCCGTCGAGTTTCGCTGGAACCAGTTGCTGAGCTTCGATGCATGCGTGCAGTGCGGCAAGTGCGAAGCGGCGTGTCCCGCGTTTGCGGCAGGCCAGCCGCTGAATCCGAAGAAGCTGATTCAGGATCTCGTGACAGGCATGGTCGGCGGCACGGATGCAGCGTATGCGGGCAGCCCGACGCCTGGCATCAAGGTGGGCCAGCATGGCGGCGAGCCGCAGCGTCCCATCATCTCGAGCCTGATCGAAGCCGATACGGTGTGGTCGTGCACGACGTGCCGCGCTTGCGTGCACGAATGCCCGATGCTGATCGAGCACGTGGACGCGATCGTCGACATGCGCCGCAACCAGACGCTCGTGCACGGCACGGTGCCGGGCAAGGGCCCCGAAGTACTCGCGAATCTGCGCGAGACGGGCACGATGGGCGGCTATGACAAGGCGGCGCGCTACGACTGGTCGGTCGATCTGAGTTCACCCGTTGCGCAGCCGGGCAAGGCTGTCGATGTGCTGCTCGTTGCCGGTGAAGGCGCGTTCGACATGCGCTATCAGCGCACGTTGCGCTCGCTCGTCAAGGTGCTGAACAAGGCGGGCGTCAACTACGCAGTGCTGGGCGGCGAAGAAACGGATACGGGCGACGTCGCGCGCCGTCTCGGTGACGAAGCCACGTTCCAGCGCATGGCGAAGCAGATGATGGGCACGCTCGCGACGCTCGATTTCAAGCGCATCGTCACCGCTGATCCGCACGTGATGCACAGCCTGCGCAACGAATATCGCGCGCTCGGCGGCCGTTATGAAGTGCTGCATCACACGACGTTCCTCGCGGAGCTCGTCGCGAGCGGCAAGCTGTCGCCGAAAGCCATCGCTGCGTACAACGACAAAACGATCACGTATCACGATCCCTGCTATCTCGGCCGCTACAACGGCGAAACGGAAGCGCCGCGCCAGTTGCTGAAGACGATCGGCATCAAGGTCGTCGAGATGGAGCGGCATGGCAAGCGTGGCCGTTGCTGCGGCGGTGGCGGCGGCGCGCCGCTGACGGATATCCCCGGCAAGCAGCGCATTCCCGATATTCGCATCGCCGATGCCCGTTCGATCGGCGCAGACGTGGTCGCGGTAGGTTGCCCGAACTGCACGGCGATGCTCGAAGGCGTGGTCGGTCCGCGTCCCGAGGTGCTCGATGTGGCTGAACTCGTTGCGGCCGCGCTGGAGTGA